The Hymenobacter sp. GOD-10R genome includes a window with the following:
- a CDS encoding DHA2 family efflux MFS transporter permease subunit codes for METGFTKWIIVITVVMCCLLELIDTSIVNVALTQMMGNLSATQQEVSWVVASYAIANVIVIPMTGFLGEQFGRKNYYLASVILFTLASMACGQSTDIWELVAFRFIQGVGGGALMATSQAILIDTFPPNQLALGQALFGMGVIIGPTIGPTLGGYIVDNYDWPWIFYVNVPVGILASIFTALFIRDPDRIKNAIPRPFGQIDWAGVFLLILGVGSLQLVLEQGEREDWFEEPYIVWFTVLTIIGMVGFVWRELTAKQPIVDLRVLGKSRNLSIGAFLSFILGFGLFASVFVFPIFCQRILGFSAEQTGYLLLPGALLSGFMMPVVGKMIQAGVSQKFMLPVGFAVFFIFSFWMSTQITPMAGQSDFFWPLMLRGFGLSLLFLPITTMSLSGISGKDAGQAAGLTGMIRQLGGSFGVALVGTYLERATMHNRVALLPNISLYSPETQQRLQGFIAGFMAQGSDMVKAQQQAYAALEGALMKQTAIITYAQIFLMIGGFFLLCLPLVLLIKRAKPGEKVDLNAAH; via the coding sequence TTGGAAACTGGATTCACCAAATGGATTATCGTCATCACGGTGGTGATGTGCTGCTTGCTCGAGCTGATTGATACCAGCATCGTGAACGTGGCCCTCACCCAGATGATGGGTAACCTTTCGGCTACGCAGCAGGAGGTAAGCTGGGTGGTGGCGTCGTACGCCATTGCCAACGTTATCGTAATTCCGATGACGGGTTTCCTCGGCGAGCAGTTTGGCCGCAAAAACTATTACCTAGCTTCTGTTATCCTCTTTACCCTCGCCTCAATGGCTTGTGGTCAGAGCACTGATATTTGGGAGCTGGTGGCTTTCCGCTTTATCCAAGGTGTGGGTGGCGGTGCTCTAATGGCTACTTCGCAAGCTATTCTGATTGATACCTTCCCGCCCAATCAGCTAGCTCTCGGCCAGGCTTTGTTCGGCATGGGTGTTATCATCGGCCCAACGATTGGCCCAACTCTCGGCGGCTATATCGTGGACAACTACGACTGGCCCTGGATTTTCTACGTGAATGTGCCGGTGGGTATCCTAGCTTCTATCTTCACGGCTCTCTTTATCCGCGACCCTGATCGTATCAAGAATGCTATTCCACGGCCTTTTGGTCAGATCGACTGGGCCGGTGTGTTCTTGCTGATCCTAGGTGTGGGCTCGTTGCAGTTGGTGTTGGAGCAAGGCGAGCGGGAAGACTGGTTTGAGGAGCCTTACATTGTATGGTTTACTGTCCTGACCATTATCGGCATGGTAGGTTTCGTATGGCGCGAACTAACTGCCAAGCAGCCGATCGTTGATCTGCGCGTCCTGGGCAAGAGCCGTAACCTTTCGATTGGCGCCTTCTTGTCGTTTATCCTAGGTTTTGGTCTGTTCGCTTCGGTGTTCGTTTTCCCGATCTTCTGTCAGCGTATCCTCGGCTTCTCGGCTGAGCAGACGGGTTACTTGCTGCTACCAGGAGCATTGCTCTCCGGCTTCATGATGCCGGTAGTAGGTAAAATGATCCAGGCAGGCGTTTCGCAGAAGTTCATGCTGCCCGTTGGCTTTGCTGTGTTCTTCATCTTCTCATTCTGGATGAGCACCCAGATTACGCCAATGGCCGGGCAGAGTGACTTCTTCTGGCCGCTGATGCTCCGGGGCTTTGGTTTGAGCCTGCTGTTCTTGCCTATCACGACAATGTCGTTGTCGGGTATTAGCGGCAAAGACGCTGGTCAGGCCGCTGGTCTTACCGGTATGATTCGGCAGCTAGGTGGTTCCTTCGGGGTAGCTCTGGTGGGTACCTACTTGGAACGCGCCACGATGCACAACCGCGTAGCACTGCTCCCAAACATCTCGCTCTACAGCCCCGAAACGCAACAGCGCCTACAAGGCTTCATTGCTGGCTTCATGGCTCAAGGCTCAGACATGGTGAAAGCGCAACAGCAAGCTTACGCGGCCCTAGAAGGTGCGCTAATGAAGCAAACGGCTATCATCACTTATGCTCAAATCTTCTTAATGATTGGTGGTTTCTTCTTGCTGTGCCTGCCGCTGGTGCTCCTCATTAAGCGTGCTAAACCTGGCGAAAAAGTAGACCTGAACGCCGCTCACTAA
- a CDS encoding TolC family protein, whose translation MHFRPQLAAPLFAFSLLTAGVAHAQTATPADSLTLDATIRAVLEANPNIMSLQEQVNAAQGRVAQSRTGYLPYVTGTATYTRVDPVVKLPLGDQVFQLAPNNNYDTHITAQYMLLDFGKNAATVNAATAAATTVADNVVTGQRDLAYEAVQVYYSILFLRQGIRVQESQIASLQQHQREMEKRVQGGVSTQFDVTSTQVRIAQAQDTRIDLQNQLHNQQAELARLLHRPEYAEVPVRGAFTYNPQQVDVNAMFTQAAENRPEVRAARDAEAAATAQLRLVEKSNLPSLGAQAQAGGKNGYVPQLDRFRANSVVALQLAVPIYDGNRNKNQRVEATANIRAAQARIQDTQNRVRSDVQQAVNNMQSSSARYDNSTVQVNQATDALNRAKSRYRYGVGTNLDVLDAETQLAQARLSRLQSIYNYTIGQYQLKRATGEQIW comes from the coding sequence ATGCATTTTCGACCTCAACTTGCCGCACCACTTTTCGCCTTCAGCCTTCTGACGGCGGGTGTAGCACATGCTCAAACGGCCACGCCGGCCGATTCACTTACCCTCGATGCTACTATCCGTGCCGTCTTAGAAGCCAACCCGAACATCATGAGCTTGCAGGAGCAGGTGAATGCTGCACAAGGGCGCGTTGCTCAGAGCCGCACGGGTTATCTGCCCTATGTAACAGGAACTGCTACGTATACCCGCGTCGATCCGGTGGTAAAGCTGCCACTCGGTGACCAGGTGTTCCAGCTAGCTCCTAACAACAACTACGATACCCACATCACGGCCCAGTACATGCTGCTGGACTTCGGCAAGAATGCCGCGACCGTCAACGCCGCCACTGCCGCTGCTACTACGGTAGCCGACAACGTGGTGACAGGCCAGCGCGACCTCGCCTACGAAGCCGTGCAGGTATACTACTCCATCTTGTTCTTGCGCCAGGGAATCCGAGTGCAGGAGTCGCAAATTGCTTCGCTCCAGCAGCACCAGCGCGAAATGGAAAAGCGCGTGCAAGGTGGCGTGAGCACGCAGTTTGACGTGACGAGCACCCAGGTGCGCATCGCCCAAGCACAAGATACCCGCATCGATCTGCAAAATCAGCTGCACAACCAGCAGGCTGAGCTAGCTCGCTTGCTGCACCGCCCCGAGTACGCCGAAGTGCCCGTGCGGGGAGCCTTCACCTACAACCCGCAGCAGGTAGACGTGAATGCGATGTTCACGCAGGCCGCCGAAAATCGGCCTGAAGTGAGAGCCGCTCGCGACGCTGAAGCTGCGGCCACTGCCCAATTGCGACTGGTGGAGAAGAGCAATTTGCCTAGCCTAGGTGCACAAGCGCAGGCTGGTGGCAAAAACGGCTACGTGCCTCAACTGGATCGATTTCGTGCTAACTCGGTAGTTGCTCTGCAATTGGCAGTACCAATTTACGATGGTAACCGCAACAAGAACCAGCGGGTGGAAGCCACGGCTAACATCCGGGCTGCGCAGGCTCGCATCCAAGACACGCAAAACCGGGTGCGCTCGGATGTGCAGCAAGCAGTGAACAACATGCAGTCGAGCAGTGCCCGCTATGATAACTCAACCGTTCAGGTAAACCAAGCCACCGATGCTCTAAACCGAGCTAAGTCGCGCTACCGCTACGGTGTAGGCACCAACCTTGATGTGTTGGATGCTGAGACGCAGCTGGCGCAAGCCCGCCTCTCGCGCTTGCAATCTATCTACAACTACACCATCGGGCAGTACCAACTCAAGCGCGCCACCGGCGAGCAAATTTGGTAA
- a CDS encoding HlyD family secretion protein, translating into MATSVQHDPAVAPNQHAAQPPVVEVDEQPEGRSKRPIILVILALILLVGGYFGWQRYQFGQAHEDTDDAQVEGDVYPIIPRVGGPVVQVKVQDNQTVKKGDVLVTLDPADYQQRVDAAQAALAAAQANVIAARTSIGTAQAQVSAARATIGVSAANRARLQKDLQRSTFLRKEDIIPQSDYDAVQANLESTTAQRATAEQQVRVASQQVASAQQQVAVAQAVVKQRQTDLDNAKLQLSYTTITAPGNGVVSRKNVQPGQVVAPGQQLMGLVASERTWVVANFKETQLENMKVGQPVSIEVDAYPNEEFQGHIESLSAATGARFALLPPDNSTGNFVKVTQRVPVKIVLDKVDPEHPLRAGMSVTATVKVK; encoded by the coding sequence ATGGCAACCTCTGTTCAACACGATCCGGCCGTAGCGCCAAATCAACACGCTGCTCAGCCTCCCGTAGTCGAAGTGGATGAGCAACCAGAAGGTCGCTCTAAGCGCCCCATTATTCTTGTTATCCTAGCCCTGATCTTGTTGGTAGGCGGCTACTTCGGGTGGCAGCGCTACCAGTTTGGTCAAGCCCACGAAGACACCGACGACGCCCAAGTAGAAGGCGACGTGTATCCCATCATCCCTCGCGTAGGTGGCCCCGTGGTGCAAGTGAAAGTGCAGGATAACCAAACTGTCAAGAAAGGTGACGTGCTCGTGACGCTCGACCCCGCTGATTATCAGCAGCGCGTAGATGCTGCCCAAGCTGCTCTCGCTGCCGCCCAGGCTAACGTAATAGCGGCTCGCACCTCCATCGGTACGGCTCAAGCCCAAGTGAGTGCTGCTCGTGCTACTATCGGGGTGAGTGCCGCCAACCGCGCCCGCTTGCAGAAAGACTTGCAGCGCAGCACCTTCCTACGTAAAGAAGATATCATCCCGCAAAGCGACTACGATGCGGTGCAAGCTAACCTAGAATCGACTACGGCTCAGCGCGCCACAGCCGAACAGCAAGTACGCGTTGCCAGCCAGCAAGTCGCCTCGGCTCAGCAGCAAGTAGCAGTAGCACAAGCCGTAGTAAAGCAGCGTCAGACGGACCTCGACAATGCTAAACTGCAACTCAGCTACACGACCATCACGGCTCCTGGCAACGGGGTAGTAAGCCGCAAGAACGTGCAGCCTGGTCAAGTAGTAGCACCAGGTCAGCAGCTCATGGGCCTCGTAGCCAGCGAGCGTACCTGGGTGGTAGCTAACTTCAAAGAAACGCAGTTGGAAAACATGAAAGTGGGCCAGCCCGTGAGCATTGAAGTAGACGCTTACCCCAACGAAGAGTTCCAGGGCCACATCGAGTCGCTATCGGCTGCTACGGGCGCCCGCTTTGCCCTGCTGCCCCCCGACAACTCGACCGGTAACTTCGTGAAAGTAACTCAGCGCGTGCCAGTGAAGATCGTGCTCGACAAAGTAGACCCTGAGCACCCACTGCGCGCCGGTATGAGCGTGACAGCCACGGTGAAAGTAAAATAA
- a CDS encoding universal stress protein, with amino-acid sequence MNLTTVLCPLDFSVASAPIVRYATALAAATGAELRLVHVLEPQLKVAVPSASRDLEVARYLATYRAMAEEAGARVSTVLLQGDAATEIVEEAKRHPADLVVIGAHGQTGLTRFLMGSTAEAVVRTASCATLLVKPCATDTLYRQSA; translated from the coding sequence ATGAATCTCACCACAGTTCTTTGTCCGCTTGATTTCTCGGTTGCTTCGGCCCCGATCGTGCGGTACGCTACTGCACTGGCCGCTGCAACGGGAGCTGAGCTTCGGTTAGTACACGTGCTAGAGCCGCAGTTGAAAGTGGCCGTTCCTTCAGCCTCTCGCGACCTAGAGGTGGCACGGTATCTAGCTACGTACCGGGCCATGGCTGAAGAGGCCGGCGCCCGGGTGAGTACCGTGCTGTTGCAGGGTGATGCCGCCACCGAAATTGTGGAGGAAGCCAAGCGCCATCCCGCCGATCTGGTTGTTATAGGAGCACACGGCCAAACGGGCCTCACTCGCTTCCTGATGGGCAGCACTGCTGAAGCCGTTGTTCGGACCGCCTCGTGCGCCACTTTACTCGTAAAACCTTGTGCTACTGACACTCTGTATCGTCAGTCAGCGTAG
- a CDS encoding two-component regulator propeller domain-containing protein: MIGVACTSGLAQSAPGEFRFEHLTVNDGLSHSDAMAVVQDRAGFIWVGTNRGINRYDGYGLKKYILPVNSSNGLSGNRVRAFHVGPNGRLWVGAESSGLSYYDADHDRFLNIKEQYAPPAYRSLARQLAESDVVGITSDVHERLWVGTQHDGLFVLSFTAQGKLASLRQVRLTENGSTNYQVLSLVATPEGQIWVGTLGSGLRIVDAGASLPESLATRAVPLAVATVRAVHLDRRGDLWIGTTHQVFWVSRRSRLHVRDLASHPLPQACRDIHDLRLDSFGRLWVGTDYGLYLWQAAAVTGIAPPLQPTKPTLFLPVGGDPFSLQSERVHQLFEDQNQVLWLAASAGGLNRVDLRQKPFGQLQHQLTSEPTLPNNYVNAIYKEEAKNLLWIGTRNGFSRYDLARKTYHNYLSWQQSGDGTGVDVSSIVQASDGTLWLGTRTHGLYTLKREGEHEVLARFAALSTQPDKVATSIESIVEDRYATMWVATFNAGLARFSRAGKHLKTYRRATGLPTDHFTCLLYDRKKDVLWASTRDAGLLKLRVTADSLVLLKRFTYDKHNVNSLSVNYTWPLLQDKQGTLWIGTIGGGLHQLQTDLQGRETIRRCNQWMPESDVESILADEDGHLWIGGTGLYRVTPTTHRYLLYDVEDGLQSNSFKIGAACRAQDSTLYFGGINGISYFKPRAIQTNPYPPVVRITGLRIANKSVAVGELINKRVLLTKDLARPQTIAIRADENDFSVEFVGLNYATPNKHHYAYQLVGYNTDWVAAAPGQRTAGFANLQPGNYTFLVKASNGDGLWSKEPATLQFTILPPWWKTWWAYLLYSLALSGALLLYRRVTMAQQGLKSKLTLEKFRVEKEKELTDLKLSFFTNVSHELRTPLTLILGPMEELLTAANRFAGLKDNILLMHKQTRKLLELVNQLLDFRKVEAGQVPLRATRGDIIGFVTEIFLIFKLKAEERDLAYSLLAPPEPVELYFDPGKLEIVLTNLLSNAFKYTREHGTITLTAAVVGDPESAATFGAHGLIDNYLELKVIDQGIGMKPSDLANIFDAYYQASQTETLRMMGTGIGLSLVKQFVERHAGEITVESAVGQGTTFTVRLPFGREHLAPADLAPTEASAEPTFQAPETPISLAITEHLPEAAEELAAGTRRLLIVEDNDDVRHYVEQLFRPDYEVMVAIDGAQGWAFAQALLPDLVISDVMMPNGNGLELCQKIKQNPKTLHIPVVLLTARTAAVHELEGLENGADDYVSKPFNPKLLQAKVSAILRNRLKTREFYQRQILLEPTEAVIPEEDKLFLEKAMKVVEDNLSDLDFNVQVLIREMGMSQSFFYRRVKSITGQSVVAFIRDVRLKRAAQLLSSTHLRVSDIAYQVGMQDLKHFRTEFQKIYNMSPSEYAKQHRGSEPVGLVVCN, from the coding sequence ATGATAGGGGTAGCGTGCACAAGCGGCCTTGCCCAAAGCGCGCCCGGAGAATTCCGATTTGAACACCTTACCGTCAACGATGGCCTATCGCACAGTGACGCTATGGCCGTGGTGCAAGACCGCGCCGGTTTTATTTGGGTCGGAACCAACCGAGGCATCAACCGCTACGATGGCTACGGCCTGAAGAAATATATCCTGCCCGTAAACTCCTCCAATGGCTTATCCGGCAACCGCGTGCGGGCTTTCCACGTGGGCCCCAATGGCCGCTTGTGGGTCGGTGCCGAAAGCAGCGGCCTCAGCTACTACGATGCCGACCACGACCGTTTCCTCAACATCAAGGAGCAATATGCGCCACCCGCTTACCGCTCGTTAGCCCGCCAGTTGGCAGAATCCGACGTGGTGGGCATCACCTCCGATGTACATGAGCGCTTGTGGGTAGGAACCCAGCACGATGGTCTTTTTGTGTTGAGCTTTACGGCTCAGGGAAAGCTAGCTAGCTTACGGCAAGTCAGGCTAACCGAAAATGGCAGCACGAACTACCAAGTACTGAGCTTAGTAGCCACGCCAGAAGGTCAAATTTGGGTGGGCACCCTAGGGTCGGGATTGCGGATAGTAGACGCGGGTGCCTCCTTACCCGAGTCGCTGGCAACTCGCGCTGTCCCCCTTGCGGTTGCCACCGTTCGCGCCGTACACCTCGACCGCCGCGGCGACCTCTGGATTGGGACTACCCACCAAGTGTTTTGGGTGTCGCGCCGGAGCCGGCTTCACGTGCGCGACCTAGCTTCACACCCCTTGCCACAGGCCTGCCGGGACATTCATGATTTGCGCCTGGACTCGTTTGGGCGGTTGTGGGTCGGTACTGATTATGGCTTGTACCTGTGGCAAGCGGCGGCCGTAACGGGCATAGCCCCGCCCCTTCAGCCCACCAAGCCTACTCTCTTTTTGCCAGTAGGCGGTGACCCCTTCAGCTTGCAGTCGGAGCGGGTGCATCAGCTCTTTGAAGATCAAAACCAAGTGTTGTGGTTGGCCGCTTCGGCGGGTGGGTTGAACCGGGTTGATCTCCGCCAAAAGCCTTTCGGCCAGCTCCAACACCAGCTGACAAGTGAACCTACGCTTCCTAATAATTACGTCAATGCCATTTACAAAGAAGAAGCGAAGAACCTGCTTTGGATTGGCACTCGCAACGGCTTCTCGCGCTACGACCTAGCTCGCAAAACCTATCACAACTACCTAAGCTGGCAGCAGTCGGGCGACGGAACCGGTGTGGATGTGTCGAGCATTGTGCAGGCTTCCGACGGTACCCTATGGCTCGGCACCCGCACCCACGGGCTCTACACGCTTAAGCGGGAAGGGGAGCACGAAGTATTGGCACGCTTTGCGGCCCTCTCAACTCAGCCCGATAAAGTAGCGACCAGCATTGAAAGCATCGTGGAGGACCGCTACGCGACCATGTGGGTGGCCACCTTCAACGCCGGATTAGCTAGGTTTAGTCGGGCTGGCAAGCATCTGAAAACGTATCGCCGCGCTACAGGCTTGCCCACTGACCACTTCACTTGCCTTCTGTACGACCGCAAGAAAGATGTGCTCTGGGCCAGCACCCGCGACGCGGGCCTGCTCAAGCTGCGCGTAACGGCTGACTCGCTAGTACTGCTGAAGCGTTTTACGTACGACAAGCACAACGTTAACAGCTTAAGCGTCAACTATACCTGGCCTCTATTGCAGGATAAGCAAGGGACGCTCTGGATAGGTACTATCGGCGGTGGCCTCCATCAGCTACAAACCGATCTGCAAGGCCGCGAAACCATCCGACGCTGTAACCAATGGATGCCCGAAAGCGACGTGGAAAGCATTCTGGCTGATGAGGATGGGCACCTCTGGATTGGGGGCACGGGCTTGTACCGCGTCACGCCTACTACCCACCGCTACCTACTCTACGACGTAGAAGACGGCCTGCAAAGCAACTCCTTCAAGATCGGTGCCGCCTGCCGTGCCCAGGATAGCACGCTGTACTTCGGAGGCATCAACGGCATCAGCTACTTCAAGCCCCGCGCGATCCAAACGAACCCGTACCCGCCCGTGGTGCGCATCACTGGCTTGCGTATTGCCAACAAGTCAGTGGCTGTGGGTGAGCTAATTAACAAGCGTGTATTGCTCACCAAGGATCTGGCCCGCCCGCAAACGATTGCCATTCGGGCGGATGAAAACGACTTCTCCGTGGAGTTCGTGGGCTTGAATTATGCCACGCCCAACAAGCACCACTACGCCTACCAGTTAGTAGGTTACAACACAGATTGGGTAGCTGCCGCGCCGGGGCAGCGCACGGCTGGTTTTGCCAACTTGCAGCCCGGTAACTACACCTTCTTGGTGAAAGCGAGCAATGGCGACGGGCTCTGGTCGAAAGAACCGGCTACGTTGCAGTTCACCATCTTGCCCCCATGGTGGAAAACGTGGTGGGCCTACTTACTGTACAGCTTGGCTTTATCTGGCGCCCTACTGCTTTACCGCCGGGTTACGATGGCGCAGCAAGGCTTGAAGAGTAAGCTAACCTTAGAGAAGTTTCGGGTTGAGAAGGAGAAGGAGCTTACCGACCTGAAGCTGAGCTTCTTTACCAACGTCTCCCACGAGCTGCGCACCCCACTAACGCTCATCCTAGGTCCGATGGAAGAGCTACTCACGGCGGCTAACCGATTTGCGGGCTTAAAGGATAACATTCTGCTTATGCACAAGCAGACGCGTAAGCTGCTAGAGCTCGTTAATCAATTGCTCGACTTTCGTAAGGTGGAAGCCGGTCAGGTTCCCCTGCGCGCCACCCGCGGTGACATTATCGGCTTTGTGACAGAAATCTTCTTGATTTTCAAACTGAAAGCCGAAGAACGTGACCTAGCGTATTCACTGCTGGCCCCACCCGAGCCGGTAGAGCTTTACTTTGATCCAGGCAAGCTCGAAATCGTACTGACCAACCTGCTGTCTAATGCCTTCAAGTACACCCGCGAACACGGCACTATCACGCTGACTGCTGCGGTAGTAGGCGACCCGGAAAGCGCGGCTACTTTCGGAGCCCACGGGCTAATTGACAACTACCTAGAACTGAAGGTAATTGACCAAGGAATTGGCATGAAGCCATCCGATCTGGCAAACATCTTCGATGCTTATTATCAAGCCTCCCAAACCGAAACCCTGCGTATGATGGGTACGGGCATTGGCTTGTCCTTGGTAAAGCAGTTTGTAGAGCGTCACGCCGGAGAAATTACGGTGGAGAGTGCAGTAGGCCAAGGAACTACATTTACGGTTCGGCTGCCCTTCGGGCGGGAACACCTAGCTCCCGCAGACCTCGCGCCGACAGAAGCCAGCGCCGAGCCAACCTTCCAGGCGCCTGAGACGCCCATCAGTTTAGCCATAACAGAGCACTTGCCGGAAGCAGCGGAAGAGCTAGCTGCCGGCACCCGTCGCTTGCTTATTGTGGAGGACAACGACGATGTGCGGCATTATGTAGAGCAGTTGTTTCGTCCTGACTATGAAGTAATGGTAGCCATCGACGGAGCACAAGGATGGGCCTTCGCGCAAGCACTACTACCGGATCTGGTCATTAGTGATGTGATGATGCCCAACGGCAACGGGCTGGAACTCTGCCAAAAGATCAAGCAGAACCCTAAAACCCTGCACATTCCCGTGGTATTACTGACGGCGCGCACGGCCGCCGTTCACGAGCTGGAAGGGCTGGAAAACGGCGCCGACGATTACGTCAGCAAACCATTTAATCCAAAGCTGCTGCAAGCGAAGGTCTCTGCTATTCTGCGTAACCGGCTCAAAACGCGCGAGTTTTACCAGCGCCAGATTCTGCTGGAGCCTACGGAGGCCGTCATTCCCGAGGAAGACAAGCTGTTCCTGGAAAAAGCCATGAAAGTGGTGGAAGACAACCTTTCTGACCTCGACTTCAATGTGCAGGTGCTGATACGCGAAATGGGCATGAGCCAGTCTTTCTTTTACCGCCGGGTGAAAAGCATTACCGGGCAATCGGTGGTAGCCTTTATCCGCGACGTACGGTTGAAGCGAGCGGCGCAGCTATTGAGCAGCACCCACTTGCGCGTGTCTGATATTGCCTACCAGGTTGGTATGCAAGACCTAAAGCACTTCCGAACCGAGTTTCAGAAGATCTACAACATGTCTCCCTCCGAGTACGCCAAGCAACACCGCGGCAGTGAGCCAGTGGGGTTGGTGGTGTGCAACTAA
- a CDS encoding glycoside hydrolase family 35 protein: MKNLFWLLLFFSTCLLPVAADAQVAKHTFALGDENFLLDGKPFQMISGELHYPRVPREAWRARMKMAKAMGLNTIGTYVFWNLHEPQKGKFDFTGNNDIAAFVKMAQEEGLWVVLRPSPYVCAEWEFGGYPYWLQNEKGLVVRSKSPQFLAEYKAYIQEVGKQLAPLQINHGGPVLMVQVENEYGFYASDKEYLAINRKLFQDAGFDGLLYTCDPGAKVKEGHLEGLLPAVNGWDDPNKVKQVVRENHGGKGPFFIAEWYPAWFDWWGAPHHTVPASKYTGRLDTVLAAGLSINMYMFHGGTTRGFMNGANFSDTVAYEPQISSYDYDAPLDEAGNATPKFMAFRSVIEKHLPAGVKLPPVPAAKPTITLPAVQLTQAVSLFDMLPSPKANATPLTFEDLGQAYGYVLYRATVPGGTTSTLKIKDLRDYGVIFVDGKRVGVLDRRLKQDSLAITLPKGSARLEILVENLGRINFGKYLLQNHKGITEKVLLGGKEVKNWQMFSLPFERADASLFKTKTATKALAGPSVKHGTFTLTQTGDTYLDMRTWGKGSVWLNGHNLGRYWQAGPQQTLYVPVEWLKKGENEVVVLEMLKPEQTTLKSLPKPILSSLPSPAVGKLD; this comes from the coding sequence ATGAAAAATCTTTTCTGGCTTCTCTTATTCTTTAGTACCTGCCTGCTGCCGGTGGCTGCCGATGCCCAAGTGGCAAAGCACACCTTTGCCTTGGGCGACGAAAACTTCCTGCTCGACGGTAAGCCGTTTCAAATGATTTCGGGCGAGCTGCACTACCCCCGCGTGCCGCGGGAAGCATGGCGGGCCCGCATGAAAATGGCGAAGGCTATGGGCCTGAACACGATAGGGACCTACGTATTCTGGAACCTGCACGAGCCGCAGAAAGGTAAGTTCGACTTCACCGGCAACAACGACATTGCAGCCTTCGTGAAGATGGCGCAGGAGGAAGGTCTCTGGGTGGTGCTGCGACCTAGCCCCTACGTGTGCGCCGAGTGGGAATTTGGTGGCTACCCGTACTGGTTGCAAAACGAGAAAGGCCTCGTAGTGCGCAGCAAGTCGCCGCAGTTTCTGGCCGAGTACAAAGCGTATATCCAGGAAGTTGGCAAGCAGCTCGCGCCCTTGCAGATCAACCACGGCGGACCGGTGCTCATGGTGCAGGTAGAGAACGAATACGGCTTCTACGCCAGCGACAAAGAGTACCTAGCTATCAATCGCAAGCTGTTCCAAGATGCTGGCTTCGATGGCCTGCTCTACACCTGTGACCCCGGTGCCAAGGTGAAAGAGGGGCACTTAGAAGGTTTGCTGCCGGCCGTGAATGGCTGGGACGACCCCAACAAGGTAAAGCAAGTCGTGCGCGAAAACCACGGCGGCAAGGGGCCCTTCTTCATTGCCGAGTGGTACCCGGCTTGGTTTGATTGGTGGGGCGCTCCGCACCACACCGTGCCGGCCTCCAAGTACACCGGCCGCCTCGATACGGTGCTGGCTGCAGGCCTGTCCATCAACATGTACATGTTTCATGGGGGCACTACGCGCGGCTTTATGAACGGCGCCAACTTCAGCGACACGGTCGCCTACGAGCCCCAGATCAGCAGTTACGACTACGATGCGCCGCTGGACGAAGCCGGTAATGCTACCCCCAAATTCATGGCGTTTCGCAGTGTCATTGAGAAGCACTTGCCCGCCGGCGTGAAGCTGCCCCCGGTGCCCGCTGCCAAGCCCACTATCACGCTGCCCGCCGTGCAGCTCACGCAAGCTGTGAGCCTGTTCGACATGCTACCTTCGCCGAAAGCCAATGCCACGCCGCTCACCTTCGAAGACCTAGGTCAGGCGTACGGCTACGTGCTGTATCGCGCTACAGTGCCGGGCGGCACGACCAGCACCCTGAAGATCAAAGACCTGCGAGACTATGGAGTAATCTTCGTGGATGGTAAGCGGGTGGGCGTGCTGGACCGCCGCCTAAAGCAAGACAGCCTGGCCATCACCCTGCCTAAGGGCTCAGCGCGGTTGGAAATCTTGGTAGAAAACCTAGGTCGGATCAACTTCGGCAAGTACCTGTTGCAAAACCACAAGGGCATCACCGAGAAGGTGTTGCTGGGCGGCAAGGAGGTGAAGAACTGGCAGATGTTCAGCCTGCCGTTCGAGCGGGCCGATGCCTCCTTGTTCAAAACCAAAACCGCCACCAAGGCCCTTGCCGGCCCTTCCGTAAAGCACGGCACCTTCACCCTCACCCAAACCGGCGATACCTACCTGGACATGCGCACTTGGGGAAAAGGCTCGGTGTGGCTCAATGGGCATAACCTAGGTCGCTACTGGCAAGCCGGCCCCCAGCAGACATTGTATGTGCCGGTGGAGTGGCTTAAGAAGGGTGAAAATGAAGTCGTTGTGCTGGAGATGCTGAAGCCCGAGCAAACTACCCTGAAGAGTTTACCCAAACCCATCCTGAGCAGCTTACCGTCCCCGGCCGTGGGAAAACTCGACTGA